The sequence below is a genomic window from Tenacibaculum tangerinum.
TTATTAAGTTCTAACACCTCTATTTGGAATGATGGTAATAAATCACTTTTACTTTTAAGGATTCCTTTTATGATTAAATCTTTTGAATCATCAAACTCCCAATTGTGCTCATTCCTTTCTAAACATAAAATTTCAATAGCATTATCTTTTCTTATCTTCATACGAACTGTTAATGTATCTGAAACTTCATATAAGTTGTAGTACTTTTTTGCTCTCTCTTTATTCTTTTTATCGCAATCTAAATTATCTTTTTTATAATTCTCGAATATTTCTATTTGATTATTAATATTTAAAGGTTTGTTATTTAGTTTTCGATGTAAAGATGTAAAAACTATATATGAAATAACATCATAACTATTAATCCCTTTACCTTTAAAATACTCTATTAATTGTGAATCCGTATTATTTATTAAGTATTCATTTCTAAAATGTATACCATAAGTCATATATAAATTGGAGACAGCTTTCTTTTCCTTCTTATTTGCAAAATCATTAAGCTTTTCTTTTCCTAAATCGTATTTAATTTTTTCAAAACTATTATCCAATACTTTTTCAGATTGACAATTTATAAAAATAAAAACAGTACATACATATACATATTTTCTCATATTTTAAATTTGTTAATTATTTACCTTCTTGTATTAAACTGTTGTCATTTATTTTAGTAATGGTTAATTGTCTTTCTTCAGAAGATAATTTTGTATTATTTGCAGAATTATTTGTTACAGAATGGTTATTATTAAGAAACACGCATGTTTTCTTTGTCATCTGGATACGAACTCAATAATAACGGGTTTTAAGAAGCTTCTAATATTTCGATGAATGTGAGCATGCCTCTAAATAGAAGCTTGTTTTTTGTTTAATTAACTGATTATCAATGTAAATTTTTTGTCTTTTTATAAAAAGCATCTTTTTACTATACTACCCTTTATATTTATTATTTTAAAATTAATTTCTAATTGCTTACTCATAACCGCCACTAGAAAGGATTCTAGCGGGAGCCCTTAGTTTAGCATTGTTATTTATATAGAAGTTTTTACTACACTACCCAAAGCTTTAACTCTTTATTTCAACAAAGTCATTATTACCTCCAAAATAGCTACTTCCTTCAGATTTTAAAATTCTCTTATAGACATTAGTAATATGAAAGTTGTTCAATCCTGCTCTCATCTTTGGGTGATATAAAAGTTTTATAACATCTTTATCAATTTGAGAAAGATTTTGATTTAATCTACCCTCAATAACTTGATTTTCATAAAAAATACTGTTTGGATATATTTCAGAACCTGCAGGTATACCAATGCTTTGAGATAACTCTTCCAATATTGTAGAAAGTTGAATATTAATAGGCTGATTTACATCGATAAATATAATTGATTTAGTTATAAAATAATCATTTAAATCAAACTCTATATCTACTAACCCTGTAAATTCCTTATCTACACCTTCAAAAAAATCTGGATTTTCTTTTTCTACTTTATCTCTTTGCCCTAAGTAAATTATTGAATTACATTTAGATTTATCTTTTGTAATATTTATTTCAAACCCACTTTTAGCAGTTAATAAATTAATTTCTTTTATAACTTCATTGATTCTTTTCACTTGCTTTTCATACTCATTATCTCTTGATATATAAAGAAGCATTTTTTTATTCCATTTAATAATACTTCTGGGACTTTCTCCAAACTCTGAATTTAAAGTCACTTCCTTGAAATAATTAAGTAAATCCTTTTCATAATCAGAAAGAAAAACTTTCTCAGAAGGATTTATTATTTTATAGATAAAAACACTTAAACAAATAATTGAAACAAATAAAATCAAATATGAGGATTTAATCATTTTATTATCTTTTTGTACCATCTCGAACTACCATTTGTTATTTTTATAAATAATTCATCAATCTCAAACTTACAACCGAACTTATTAAGGTATGGAGTCTTAATTTGTTTGCTAATCTTTAGCATTCTTGATAATACAGTATCTTTTGAAATTTTTAAGACTCTCGAAATCCCTCGAATACTACAACTTTTCTTAAGTAAACTTTTGATATAATTATCCGTTTTGGGCTTGTAAGCCTGATATTTATAATCTAATTGAAAATATTTTCTACAATCTTTGCAATAAAACCGTTGTAAGTTATTCCGGATTCCTTTTTTGATGTAATTCAACGAATTACACTTTTTGCATTTCATAGCACTTGGTTTTTTTCAGGTGCCAATTTAGGACATTAAGCAATACAAAACCTAGATTTTACAAGCCCTAACAAATTTTTATGATGTCAATGAACATAATATACTGCTCTTTTTGAGCAGTATATTTTATTTAACTTGTTGATTTTTAAAGCTTAAATTTATGTAAAAATAGTAAGTGCCAGTTTAGGACACTACCCAATAAACATGCCATAAAAAAAAGCAATCTAACTTAGATTGCTTTTTTTATTTTATTTCTTGAAGTGCTATTCTACACTAAATGTAATCGGCAAAGTATATCCTACTCTTACAGGTCTTCCTCTTTGTCTACCTGGTTTCATATTAGGTATTTTTTTAGCCACTCTTTCAGCTTCTTGCTTTAATTTCGGGTGGGGTGCTCTAGCTGCTACACTAGTAATAGAACCATCTTTATCTATTTTAAACTGCACATAAATTCTTTTCTTCCCTGGAGTTAATCCTAACTCATTGGCTAGTTCAGCATTAAAATTACGTTGAACGTGTTTTTGTAAATTTTTATTCAAACAAGCTTTCTTTTGTTCTTTTGTACCAGTACATCCAGGAAATACAGGAACTTCTTCGATAATAGCAAAAGGTACGTCTTCTACTACTTCCTCTACTTCTTCTACTTCTTCGATGTCTTCTACGATGATTTCTTCTGACTCGTCGGTTTCAGTAGATTCAATAATTGTTTCTTCAACTTCTTTTTCATCTTCTACAACTTCAATCTTTTCAGGAGCTGGTGGCGGAGGCGTATTTGGCTTTGGTTTTGGTGGTTCAATTTGAAGCTCGATCGTTTCTTCTTCAATTTCTGAAGCCATATCAACGATTCCTAAATCTCCATACTCTTTATCGTATGTTTTATTTTCAATAGCAACATACGTTACAAATAAAGCTAAAACCAAACCTATTTGCATAAAAAGTTTGCTGTAATTCTCTAAGTTTGATTTTGGATTTTTCTTAATTTCCATCCTAAATGTTTTTAATAGTTCGCTAATTTAATTAAATTATTTCAACTTTTACAAGCTTAATCTTTAAATAGCTTTATTTTTCTTAAAAAAAGAACTGTAGATAATGAAAGCTATTAATACTCCTACTGAATTCGCCAGTACATCTAGAAACTCTCCAAATCTGTATGACGTTATGGTGACTTGTAATACCTCAATAATTGTGCCGTAAAAAAAACAACAAAACACGATAGCGTATGTGCTAATTTTTGTTCTTTTCAAAGCTAGTAACCATACTAAGGTTAACACAAAATAGGCAAAAGCGTGTTCTAACTTATCTATGTGATTGATTTCTATAGGAGATTTTCCTAGTTTTACTAAGCTAATAATAGCAATACCAATGGTTATTAGTATTGCTATTATAATTAACTTATCCTTTAACAAGTTCTTGATATTCTTCAGCACTTAACAAGTCTGTTACTTGTGAGTCATCAGATAGTTTTACTTTTATCATCCAGCCTTTTGCATAAGGGTCAGAGTTTACCAATTCTGGTTCGTCTTCTAACGCTTCGTTAAATTCTATTACTTCGCCAGATAAAGGCATGAAAAGGTCTGATACTGTTTTTACTGCTTCTACAGAACCGAAAACTTCTTCTGCTTCTAATTCTTCATCTAAGGTATCTACATCAACATATACGATATCTCCTAATTCTCCTTGTGCAAAGTCTGTAATGCCAATGGTTGCTACACCATTTTCTACTCTAACCCACTCGTGGTCTTTAGTGTATTTTAATTCTGATGGGATGTTCATTCTAATTGTTTTTATTGTATTTTTTAATTTCCTAAGTTATATACTAAATTAATTCCTGCATTAATAGATTGTCTTGGAAAGGTGGTAGAAACTGCATATTCAAACGTTTGATGGTTGTAGTAAAAAGATGCTGTTAAGTTACTACTTAAGTTATAATCTGCAATAAATTTTAACCCGAATAACTTCTCACCTCCTGTAACCTGACTATTTTCTTCATCTACACTTCTTATGAGTGTTAAATTATCTCTCAATGAAATATCTGCTCTTAAATTTATATCTCCTTTTAAGGTTTCTTTCTTTCCTGTAAATCTGGTAACAAATTTAACATCTTTAATCTTATACCCAAGACCTAAAACATATTCTGTACCGTTCACATCTGTTAATGTGTTGTTATTAAAGTTTAAGGTTAATGTTCTATCTCTTCTTACTTCTCCTTTAAATGAAAAGGAATTTTTCATTCTAAAATCTACTTTTACTAATGGTGAAAACTCATCAATTAATGTTGCCGACGAAATTAAGAGTTCTGGTTGATAATTACCAGAAGTATTTGTATTAGTTGACGTGTCTGAATCGTATTGCAAATTATTGGTGTAATTACCAATGGTATACGATGATTTATAACCGTGTGACAGTGTAAATGAACTAAAGTTTTTCTTAAACCATTTGAATTTCATAAACCCGTTGTAACGCAGTGTCCAGTTAGGAAGTGGAATGTTTTTAAAGATGCTTGTACTTGCAGAGTTTGCACTATTACCAGAGTAGGCGGCAATAAAAGCTGGCAACATAGCTTGTTGACCGTTTGTTTTGAATCCTGGGTCGTTGTTTTCTGGACTCGATTCGTTGGTAGCTACTCCTTGTTCTTTAGCGATTCTTGTTGAAATAGTTTCTCTGTAGTCTAAGAAATTTTGGTACAAGGTTTCATTATCGGTAAACATAGTTCCTAACATAAAATGGCTTATGCTGTAGTTTCCTGTTTCAAAAGGTTTAATATTGGGGTCTTGCTCATAATCATCAGGATTGGTTGGGTTTCCTCCTGGTTGCAAAATTACATCTAACTGTTGGGTTAAATTACTTGTTTGAATTCTGCTACCTAACAAATCAATCGTTAGATCTTTGAATGGTTTGATAGAAACAGTATAATCTAGTTTTGTATATCTTGTTCTATTATAGTTTTTACTGTAATAGTCTTCTCCAGAATTTCTTGTTATTAACCATCCATTTTCAATAGCAGTATTTAAAATGTCTGTTTGACTACCAAATACAAATCCGAACGTCGGAGCTAGACTTCCATCGAAACTATTTCTTCCTAAAAAACCTACTGACGGTTTGTACCCTTCTAATAAAGTTCCGTTATTTTGAGTATAGCTAATTTTTCCTCTTTTTACAGAAGTTAGTATATCGTAAAACCCTTTTCCTAATTTTTGTCCAAAAGAGGCTTTCTTCTTGAGCTTAGCTTTCGTTGCCACCTTAGTGTTCCCTAGTGTGGCTGTTCCTTTTTGAGAGGGTGCTTTTTTAGTTCCTTTTAACAGTAATTTATCCAGCCCAAGTATCTTATAAAACCGTCCAAAATCTATATTTGTATTCAAATTATGTGTATTGGCATTTTGAATCATGTTTCCAACTTGCTCTACATAACTTTGCGATCCTGCTTTCCAATCAAAATCGGCATTATACCCATAATCTGCACTAATAAATTTTAAGAACGGAAACTTATCTAATGGCAGTTTGTAGGTTAGGTTTAACTTTTGATGGTAATTGTCGGGTCTTCCAATACTAAAAAACTGATCGTACACCTCTAGGTTTTCATCTTGTCCGAAACTATCATAAATATAATTGTTGGTTGCATTAAAGTTAAGCTGTAAAGACTTTGTTAAATCGAAACCTATGGTATAATCCCAATTAAACAAAAACCTTCGTTGCACCAACTCTGGTTGGGGAGGCAAAGGATTTACAGGGTCAACAATTAAATTTCTTGATTGTTGACTGTTATAATTTCTATCAATTCTTGAGTTTACCGCCAGTGTTTTGGGCAAAGGGCTAAAGTTAAAATCTTTTATAAATTGTAAATACCTGTTATTAAAAGTTTTTGATTTTTTAAAGGGTTCGATAGTAAAAGGAACAAAGTTAAAGTTGTAATTCGCACCTGCCATTACATTTTTATTCTCATACTTTTCGATATTATAGTCTTTATGAAACTCTTCACTATGTGAATACGATGCTGAAAAGTTTTCTACATCGTAAAACTTTGGTTTTTTCTTGCTTTCAGGATTCCTGTTCTTTTTTACGTTAATGAAGCTAATACTTTTTCTTCGCGTATAGTCTTGTGCATTTTTACTATTCGGATTCTTATCAATAGCATCTTTTAATTCTACATCTTGAAACTGAGGGTCGTATTGTGGGTCTCTAAACTCTTCTCCGTAAGTGTAGCTCATAGGTACTTGCATGTTCCATTTTTTAGGCATCATTTTTCCTAACTGAACATTGGTAGCCACACTGTATTGCTTTATCTCTTCGATACTTCTTTGTTGTACACGGTCTTCTACATTACCAAAACCAATGGTAGACATTCTTCCTGCCAACGACACAT
It includes:
- a CDS encoding DUF6794 domain-containing protein, whose product is MRKYVYVCTVFIFINCQSEKVLDNSFEKIKYDLGKEKLNDFANKKEKKAVSNLYMTYGIHFRNEYLINNTDSQLIEYFKGKGINSYDVISYIVFTSLHRKLNNKPLNINNQIEIFENYKKDNLDCDKKNKERAKKYYNLYEVSDTLTVRMKIRKDNAIEILCLERNEHNWEFDDSKDLIIKGILKSKSDLLPSFQIEVLELNKDGVMILMEKVTKGDSLDVDLRYNIIEDRLVN
- a CDS encoding DUF2927 domain-containing protein; this translates as MVQKDNKMIKSSYLILFVSIICLSVFIYKIINPSEKVFLSDYEKDLLNYFKEVTLNSEFGESPRSIIKWNKKMLLYISRDNEYEKQVKRINEVIKEINLLTAKSGFEINITKDKSKCNSIIYLGQRDKVEKENPDFFEGVDKEFTGLVDIEFDLNDYFITKSIIFIDVNQPINIQLSTILEELSQSIGIPAGSEIYPNSIFYENQVIEGRLNQNLSQIDKDVIKLLYHPKMRAGLNNFHITNVYKRILKSEGSSYFGGNNDFVEIKS
- a CDS encoding energy transducer TonB; this translates as MEIKKNPKSNLENYSKLFMQIGLVLALFVTYVAIENKTYDKEYGDLGIVDMASEIEEETIELQIEPPKPKPNTPPPPAPEKIEVVEDEKEVEETIIESTETDESEEIIVEDIEEVEEVEEVVEDVPFAIIEEVPVFPGCTGTKEQKKACLNKNLQKHVQRNFNAELANELGLTPGKKRIYVQFKIDKDGSITSVAARAPHPKLKQEAERVAKKIPNMKPGRQRGRPVRVGYTLPITFSVE
- a CDS encoding VanZ family protein, which produces MLKDKLIIIAILITIGIAIISLVKLGKSPIEINHIDKLEHAFAYFVLTLVWLLALKRTKISTYAIVFCCFFYGTIIEVLQVTITSYRFGEFLDVLANSVGVLIAFIIYSSFFKKNKAI
- the gcvH gene encoding glycine cleavage system protein GcvH; its protein translation is MNIPSELKYTKDHEWVRVENGVATIGITDFAQGELGDIVYVDVDTLDEELEAEEVFGSVEAVKTVSDLFMPLSGEVIEFNEALEDEPELVNSDPYAKGWMIKVKLSDDSQVTDLLSAEEYQELVKG